A genomic region of Solanum stenotomum isolate F172 unplaced genomic scaffold, ASM1918654v1 scaffold25311, whole genome shotgun sequence contains the following coding sequences:
- the LOC125851416 gene encoding 6,7,8-trihydroxycoumarin synthase-like has protein sequence MIFFLFSISLPINLIFLLHKTKMSRKTILPPGPLGLPFIGNLHQFDCLNPRLYFWKLYQKYGKIFSLKIGSVTMVVISSAKLAKEVTQIQDSTFCSRPSFVGQQKVSYNGSDICFSPYNDYWREIRKICVVHLFSLKKVQLFRPIREDEVSRMIKKISQQAVASQITNLSNIVTSLTSTMICRYAFGIRYDEEAHEKRRFDKHLAMSQEMAATFFVSDYFPLLGWMDKLSGKISRLEKDFKILDEFYQELIDQHYNPNRPKSMEGDIIDILLELRKEQSTPFDLTLDNIKAILTDIFFGGTETSAVPIIWAMTMLIKNPKAMKKVQKEIRKTIGNKGIVNEDDVQNMPYLKAVIKETFRLYPPSPLLMPRESIQKSTLEGYEIQPKTVVYVNTWMIGRDPEIWENPEEFIPERFLNSDIDYFKGQNFELIPFGAGRRGCPAVALGVATVNLILPNLLYAFDWELPYGIMKEEIDTTIMPGLGMHKKNDLCLVPKKYPYT, from the exons ATGATATTCTTTCTGTTCTCAATCTCTCTTCCTATTAatctcatttttcttcttcataagACCAAAATGAGTAGAAAAACCATTCTGCCACCAGGTCCTTTAGGGTTACCTTTTATTGGAAATTTGCATCAATTTGACTGTTTAAATCCTCGTCTTTATTTTTGGAAACTTTAccaaaaatatggaaaaatattCTCATTGAAAATTGGATCTGTTACTATGGTAGTAATTTCTTCAGCAAAATTAGCAAAAGAGGTAACCCAAATACAAGATTCAACATTTTGTAGTAGACCCTCTTTTGTTGGCCAACAAAAAGTATCTTACAATGGTAGTGATATTTGCTTTTCACCTTACAATGACTATTGGAGAGAAATCCGAAAAATATGTGTTGTTCATTTGTTCAGTCTCAAGAAAGTGCAACTTTTTAGACCGATTCGTGAAGATGAAGTCTCAAGAATGATCAAGAAAATATCTCAACAAGCAGTCGCTTCACAAATTACAAATTTGAGTAATATAGTGACTTCACTAACAAGTACAATGATTTGTAGATATGCTTTTGGTATTAGGTATGATGAAGAAGCACATGAAAAGAGGAGATTTGATAAACATTTAGCTATGTCACAAGAGATGGCGGCAACCTTTTTTGTCTCTGATTATTTTCCTCTCTTAGGATGGATGGATAAACTCTCCGGAAAAATAAGTAGACTCGAGAAGGATTTTAAGATTTTGGATGAGttttatcaagaactcattGACCAACATTACAATCCCAATAGGCCAAAATCCATGGAAGGAgatattattgatattttattagaGTTAAGAAAAGAGCAATCAACTCCATTTGATCTCACTTTGGACAACATTAAAGCAATTCTCACG GATATATTTTTTGGTGGAACAGAAACTAGTGCAGTTCCAATAATTTGGGCAATGACAATGTTGATTAAAAATCCAAAAGCAATGAAGAAAGTTCAAAAAGAAATCAGAAAAACAATTGGGAACAAAGGCATTGTGAAtgaagatgatgttcaaaacaTGCCTTATCTAAAAGCAGTGATAAAAGAGACATTTAGATTATATCCACCTTCTCCACTCCTAATGCCAAGAGAATCAATACAAAAATCTACACTAGAAGGGTATGAAATTCAACCAAAAACTGTAGTTTATGTGAACACATGGATGATTGGAAGGGATCCTGAAATATGGGAGAATCCAGAAGAATTTATACCTGAGAGATTTTTAAATAGTGATATTGATTATTTCAAGGGTCAAAATTTTGAGTTGATTCCATTTGGAGCTGGCAGAAGAGGTTGTCCAG CGGTTGCACTTGGTGTTGCAACGGTGAATCTTATACTTCCAAATCTTCTTTATGCATTTGATTGGGAATTGCCTTATGGGATCATGAAAGAAGAAATTGACACAACTATTATGCCTGGACTTGGCATGCATAAGAAAAATGATCTTTGCCTTGTCCCAAAAAAATATCCATACACCTAG